The genome window AAGTCGTCGACCTCGTCGTACTGGTCCTGATAGACAAGGGCGGCCTTTCCGAGCGAAGAAATTTCGTAGAGACCGGAGCGCTCGGCTGGCCCGATCTTTCGAACGAGGCCGTAATCCTCGAGGACGGGCAGTCTCGTGTTGATGTTTTTCCGGCTCTTGCCCGTGTGGGCCGCCAGGTTCGTTGCGACGTTTCGCCCCTTGTCCTCGAGGGCCTCGAGGATCAGGAAATCAGTAGGTTGGCGGAGCTTCACTATTGGTCACTCTCGTACCGGACCTATATTTCCAGTGGTAACTAAGACTTTCGGCCGATCCCGCCCTGTAGTTGGCGGTACCATCCAGTGGTGGTCTGACTCGGGCGTCGACGGAGACTCTCCGATGAGTCACTCGAGGTGGTCGACGCCATCCGAGCCAAGCCATCGCAGGAACGCCGTCACGTCCTCCGGGGACCGAACCTGCACGGACGCATCGGTCGAGCGGTCGGTTCCGACTCGAACGCCGATTCCTTCGGGTTCGACCGCACGAAACGCGGACTCGTCGGTGACGTCGTCGCCCACGTAAACGGGGATGGTGTCCCGTGGAAGGTCAGCGGCGATCAACTCGACGGCGTCACCCTTTCCCCACTGAATCGACGGCCCGATCTCGAGGATGCACTTGCCGGACGACAGCTCGAGGTCGTCGCCGGCGATCCACTCGACGATCTCGCGTGTGGTCCGACGGACGACCGGTCGACTCGCCGCGGGGACGGACCTGAGATGAACCGTCCCCGTGAGCCGTTTGTTCTCGATACGAACGTTCGGGACGGGCTCGAGGACCGTCTCGAGGACTGCACAGACGGTGTCGAGACGGTCGGCTCGTTTCCTGGCGATCGGGTGAACCGCCAGCGAGCCGTTTCGGGCGAGTTCGAGGCCGTGGTTACCGGCGTAGATGCTCGGCGTGTCGATCCGACCACGAACGTCGGCCAACGCACGGCCGCTGACGATGGCTGTCGTCACTGCGGGGTCGGCGGCGAGTCCCTCGAGGGCCTGTTCCGCCTTCGTGAGTGGCGTCGCCTCGTCCGGGTTCTCGACGATCGGTGCGAGCGTCCCGTCGAAGTCGAGACACGCGAGCAGGTGTGAACCCCCCTCGAGCGTCGATTTGAGCGCTGGATGGTCGTCCTCGAGCGGACGGGGCAACGGATCGGTCTGGCTCGTGTTCATACCGGTGACGGTCGTTCGCGTGGATCGCTGTCGGAATCGTGGTCGGTCGAGGCCCCACGTTCGTCGGCGTGGACGCGTCGAATCCAGTCGAACTGCGTCGCCATCCACTGCTCGAGGTCGGCGTCGAAGACGCGGCTTCGAAGGGTGTTGATCCGTCGCTGGCGTTCGTGTCGGGGCATCGATACGGCTCGCTCGAGCTGATCGGCGATCCCGTCGACGTCGCTCGGGTCGATCGTCAACGCGTGTGGCCCGAGCAGTTCGTGGACGCCCGTTCGATCGCTCAGGACCAAGACGCCCTCGCCGTCGACCTGTGAGGCGACGTACTCCTGGGCGACCAGGTTCATCCCGTCAAGCAGCGGGCTCACGACCATCACGTCCGCACGGCGATAGAGCCGACAGAGCCGGTCGCGATCGAGGTAGGCTTCAGTGTAAACGATCGGTTGCCAGTCGTCCGTCTCGAACCGGCTGTTGATGCGTTCGACTTCGCTTCGGACGAGTTCGCCGTACCGTTCGTAGGCGGGAATGTCGGTCCGCGACGGCGACGTCTTCTGGACGAAGGTGAACTCGCCACGCCAGCCCGGGTTCCGTTCGAAGAAGCGTTCGACGGCGGCCAGTCGCTCCGGGATTCCCTTCGAGTAATCGAGCCGGTCGACCCCGAGTCCGACGACGGTTTCGGGGCCGACGCCCAGTTCGGAACGGACCGACTCCGCGGTCGGGTCCGCTGTCCGTGCGTCTCGATCGTAGGCCTCGGCATCGATTCCCATCGGCGTCGAGACGACGCGCGTCGTCGAACCCGCGTAGTCGACGGTCCGACTGACGTGATCGACCGCCGCGTCCGGGAGGTACCGATCGACACACTCGAGGAACTGTGCGACGTACCGATCGACGTGGAAGGCGAGCAGGTCGTTTCCACACAGCCCCTCGAGCAGTCGATCGCCGGCTGGACACTGCCTGAACGTTTCCGGCGTCGGCCACGGGACGTGCCAGAACTGGGCCACGGTCACCGACGCTGGCGTCGACTCCTGGACTATCCGTGGAGCGAGCGCGAAGTGGTAGTCCTGGATCCAGACGATCGACTCGTCCGTTGCGTGCTCGACGACCGCGTCGGCGAACAGTTCGTTGACCGTTCGGTACCACTCGTAGTCGTTCGAACGGTGCTCGACGAGGGTCGGAAACTCGTGACAGAGCGGCCAGAGGACGCGGTTGCTGAATCCGTAGTAGTAAGCGTCGACGGCCTCCTCGGAGAGGTCGATCCGGCGGAGGGTGTACGACTCGTCACCGGGTGGGACGGCGACGCAGTTGTCGTCATCGACCGCCTCGAAGTCGGCCTCGCCGTCACCCCAGGCGATCCAGGTTCCGTTCGCTTCCTGGACGACCGGGTCGAGACCGGCGGTCAGCCCACCGGTCGGTTCGTCGACCGTCAGAGACCGCTGTCGGCCCGCCATCACCCCATCCTCGTCGATCGCCGTCTCCTTGCCGTCGGTCGTCGATCCAGTGCCGTCAGTCATCGTCTTATCGTCACCTGCCCACGTCGTGTCCGCGCGGTCGCTTGCGTACTCGTGGCGGTACGGTTGCCGGTTCGAGACGACGATCAACGAGCCAGGACAGCTGGTGGCGCTGTCGGTCGAATCCTCGGTTGCTCGGCCGCACCCGTCGGCTCGTAACTGGTACGTACTCGAGTCTGTCGGCGACAGTCGCTCCTCGGGAGTTCGCATTCGCTCCGAGTAACAGGCCGCCGACGGGTTGGTTCACGGCCTGCATCCGCATGGAGATCATATCTGCGCAGGCTATCTAGGCCGTCGTGAAGCGCTACTCTCTGGCGATAGCGCTTCCCTACCGACACCAGAGCCGAGGTATAAATCGACAGCGCCTGCGACGGTCAGTAGTAATAGAGCTCGAGTTCGTGGCCGCAGTTTCGACAGCTGGTTTCGGTGCCCTGGAGGCGGTTCGTGTCGTCGCTCGGTGAGGTGGCGTCGGAATCAACGATACCGGGGCCTGGCGGGAGGAACGTGTCGACCGTGGCGTTACACGCCGGACAGCCGATGTTCATGGCGGAGCGGTTCGATCTGGACATGTCGAAGGCGTATTCGACGTCCCCCGATAGTTATACCAGTCGTACCACATCGTTTCGATCGCTTTCCGACGGTTCGACGCCAGAACGCAGTCGTTTCTCGATTCCGACGGCGAGCCGACGATTCATTGAGGTCGCCTATACGGCCTCGAGCGGCCCCGTATCTCCAGTTCACGCTCTCTCCCGGGGTCGCCGGCAACGGCAGGGCCTGGAGGTATCCTCGTCACTCTCCAACGGCTGGACATGTATCAGAACCTCCTGCTCGGGACTGACAATAGCGACGGTGCGCGACGGGCCACCGACCACGCGATCGCACTCGCCGACCGACTCGGCGCGACCCTGCACATCGTCTCGGTCGCCGAAGAGGGGCCGTTCAGCGCCGAAAAACGCGATGAGATGCGCACAGATCTCGAGGGTGAAGCGGCCGATGCGATCGAAGAGGCAGCACGCGCCGCACGTGAGGCCGACCTCGAGGTTACCACGACGGTGCTCGAGGGGGTCGCCCAGGAGGAGATCGTCGCGTTCGCGACGGAGAACCCGGTCGACATGATCGTGATCGGGACGAGCGGCCGGAGCGGACTCGATCACCTCGTCCTCGGCAGCGTCGCCGAAGAGGTGGTTCGAAACGCCCCTATTCCGGTCGTCACGGTTCGAGTTGAAGCCTAACGCGGCTGACAATCCATTCCTCGAACTCGGTCATCGGGCGGGCCGTCGTCGCGCCACTGACAGTCGGCATTCGATCGGCCGAGTTGGCTCGTAAGCCAGTGTTACTCGAGGATACGGTATCGATAATTTTCCCGACACTCGGTGTACCGGATTCCGTGGCCGATTACCCGGATGGCTCAGGCGACCGACGCCGCGACGTGGGTCCGAAGCGTGGTTCCTCGCGACCAGCGC of Natrarchaeobaculum sulfurireducens contains these proteins:
- a CDS encoding winged helix-turn-helix domain-containing protein, with translation MKLRQPTDFLILEALEDKGRNVATNLAAHTGKSRKNINTRLPVLEDYGLVRKIGPAERSGLYEISSLGKAALVYQDQYDEVDDFESLIEGPNAGAAEESGEAQTSFARGDEDDEATE
- the otsB gene encoding trehalose-phosphatase yields the protein MNTSQTDPLPRPLEDDHPALKSTLEGGSHLLACLDFDGTLAPIVENPDEATPLTKAEQALEGLAADPAVTTAIVSGRALADVRGRIDTPSIYAGNHGLELARNGSLAVHPIARKRADRLDTVCAVLETVLEPVPNVRIENKRLTGTVHLRSVPAASRPVVRRTTREIVEWIAGDDLELSSGKCILEIGPSIQWGKGDAVELIAADLPRDTIPVYVGDDVTDESAFRAVEPEGIGVRVGTDRSTDASVQVRSPEDVTAFLRWLGSDGVDHLE
- a CDS encoding alpha,alpha-trehalose-phosphate synthase (UDP-forming), encoding MRTPEERLSPTDSSTYQLRADGCGRATEDSTDSATSCPGSLIVVSNRQPYRHEYASDRADTTWAGDDKTMTDGTGSTTDGKETAIDEDGVMAGRQRSLTVDEPTGGLTAGLDPVVQEANGTWIAWGDGEADFEAVDDDNCVAVPPGDESYTLRRIDLSEEAVDAYYYGFSNRVLWPLCHEFPTLVEHRSNDYEWYRTVNELFADAVVEHATDESIVWIQDYHFALAPRIVQESTPASVTVAQFWHVPWPTPETFRQCPAGDRLLEGLCGNDLLAFHVDRYVAQFLECVDRYLPDAAVDHVSRTVDYAGSTTRVVSTPMGIDAEAYDRDARTADPTAESVRSELGVGPETVVGLGVDRLDYSKGIPERLAAVERFFERNPGWRGEFTFVQKTSPSRTDIPAYERYGELVRSEVERINSRFETDDWQPIVYTEAYLDRDRLCRLYRRADVMVVSPLLDGMNLVAQEYVASQVDGEGVLVLSDRTGVHELLGPHALTIDPSDVDGIADQLERAVSMPRHERQRRINTLRSRVFDADLEQWMATQFDWIRRVHADERGASTDHDSDSDPRERPSPV
- a CDS encoding universal stress protein, translated to MYQNLLLGTDNSDGARRATDHAIALADRLGATLHIVSVAEEGPFSAEKRDEMRTDLEGEAADAIEEAARAAREADLEVTTTVLEGVAQEEIVAFATENPVDMIVIGTSGRSGLDHLVLGSVAEEVVRNAPIPVVTVRVEA